One Nitrospinota bacterium DNA window includes the following coding sequences:
- a CDS encoding helix-turn-helix domain-containing protein produces MTPKQLKLWRKKNSYSQVNLAKVLGVDVMTVSRWERGMMKNLPPFLKLALKYLEGKEIKK; encoded by the coding sequence ATGACTCCAAAGCAGCTAAAATTATGGAGAAAAAAAAACAGCTATAGTCAAGTCAATCTTGCCAAAGTCTTAGGGGTAGATGTGATGACTGTTAGCAGATGGGAAAGAGGTATGATGAAAAATCTACCTCCATTCCTTAAATTAGCCCTTAAATATTTAGAGGGTAAGGAGATAAAAAAATGA
- a CDS encoding radical SAM protein, which yields MEFFIDRFDAAKRLAESYKENSLSKEKKIALIKSRIEEAYFMMKECSLCPRKCGVNRLEDEKGFCKLGRELMISSHNIHYGEEPPISGKKGSGTIFFTSCTMSCVFCQNYPISQLRHGNIIHSSQLAEIMVWLFHKGAHNINLVTPAHQTPMILESILKAMESGLDIPIVFNSGGYESIDVLKLWGGIVDIYLPDMKYSDEKHAMKYSLASNYPETNKRAILEMYRQVGRLVINEDGIAERGLLIRHLILPKNIAGTEKILRFISEEISPSTYISLMSQYFPAHKALKIDELRKKTNKQEYEQALSLMEKFGLENGWVQVKSFLGKKVKWA from the coding sequence ATGGAGTTTTTTATAGATAGGTTTGATGCTGCTAAAAGGCTGGCTGAAAGTTACAAGGAGAATTCATTGTCAAAAGAAAAAAAGATTGCCCTAATTAAATCCCGTATCGAAGAGGCTTATTTCATGATGAAAGAGTGTTCTCTCTGTCCCCGAAAATGTGGGGTTAATCGGTTAGAGGATGAGAAGGGATTTTGCAAATTGGGTAGGGAACTTATGATATCCAGCCATAATATCCATTATGGCGAAGAACCGCCAATCTCTGGCAAGAAGGGTTCAGGGACAATCTTCTTTACCTCCTGCACAATGAGTTGTGTATTCTGTCAAAATTATCCCATTAGTCAATTGAGGCATGGAAACATCATTCATTCCTCACAACTTGCAGAAATTATGGTCTGGCTTTTCCATAAAGGGGCACATAATATAAATCTGGTAACCCCAGCACACCAGACGCCGATGATTCTAGAATCTATTCTCAAGGCAATGGAAAGTGGATTGGATATACCTATTGTATTTAATTCCGGAGGATACGAATCAATCGACGTCCTAAAGCTTTGGGGAGGCATAGTGGATATTTACCTCCCTGATATGAAGTATTCTGATGAAAAACATGCTATGAAATATTCTTTAGCTTCAAATTATCCCGAGACGAATAAAAGGGCTATACTTGAGATGTACAGACAGGTTGGAAGACTGGTTATTAATGAAGATGGTATAGCTGAGAGGGGACTTTTAATAAGGCATCTTATTCTTCCCAAGAATATTGCTGGAACCGAGAAGATTTTAAGATTTATCTCTGAAGAGATTTCACCAAGTACATACATAAGTCTTATGAGTCAATATTTTCCAGCACATAAAGCTTTGAAAATAGATGAGTTAAGAAAAAAAACGAATAAACAGGAATATGAACAGGCTCTTTCTCTTATGGAAAAATTCGGTTTAGAGAATGGGTGGGTTCAGGTAAAAAGTTTTTTAGGGAAAAAAGTAAAATGGGCTTAA
- a CDS encoding hemerythrin domain-containing protein, giving the protein MSRTDEWVDPLKRLIKDHSEVSEHLENLEELLGILLEEEGWTNIKRIEDFFERSVISHFEFEEKKIFPPILLESPTLESVKLILELQREHGIILKELEEFRKIVSENTIPLDEETNKRLNVAGRTIRDNLLRHSLKEDKELLPILEKNRQIFDKL; this is encoded by the coding sequence ATGAGCCGAACAGATGAGTGGGTCGACCCATTGAAAAGACTTATTAAGGATCATAGTGAGGTTTCAGAACACTTAGAGAACCTTGAAGAGCTCCTGGGCATTCTATTGGAAGAGGAAGGCTGGACCAATATCAAACGAATTGAAGACTTTTTCGAACGCAGTGTCATTAGCCACTTTGAATTCGAAGAAAAGAAAATTTTCCCCCCTATCCTCTTAGAATCCCCCACGCTAGAATCAGTAAAATTGATTTTAGAATTGCAGAGGGAACACGGGATTATATTGAAAGAATTAGAAGAATTCAGAAAGATAGTTTCTGAAAATACTATCCCTCTTGACGAAGAGACAAATAAAAGGCTCAATGTTGCAGGACGGACCATAAGAGATAATCTTCTCAGACACTCCTTAAAGGAGGACAAAGAGCTTTTACCGATCTTGGAGAAAAATAGGCAGATTTTTGATAAGCTCTAA
- a CDS encoding PilZ domain-containing protein, translating to MKTMVQKERRRAPRTTLKDAFMDIYSIDTRYLKEYKGKIFDISTLGVKFTSNKPYSKYTEVHVGLLLPNYNSLIKVIGRVVRCEDKSNEDYHIAVEFKEDTYQQRIINEYIEVMKLWDKQLETHKN from the coding sequence ATGAAAACAATGGTACAGAAAGAGAGGCGTAGAGCGCCAAGAACAACATTGAAAGATGCTTTTATGGATATCTATTCTATAGATACACGATATCTAAAAGAATATAAAGGAAAAATCTTTGATATTTCTACTTTAGGGGTAAAATTTACTTCTAACAAACCTTATAGTAAATATACGGAAGTTCATGTTGGTCTTTTATTACCAAATTATAATTCTTTAATAAAGGTTATTGGTAGAGTGGTACGGTGCGAAGATAAAAGTAATGAAGATTACCACATTGCTGTAGAATTTAAGGAAGATACCTATCAACAGCGGATAATAAATGAATATATAGAAGTTATGAAATTGTGGGATAAACAATTAGAGACACATAAAAATTAG
- a CDS encoding histidine kinase dimerization/phosphoacceptor domain -containing protein, which yields MRDSKEIPIPLPRLGLYFLALVVVWSLIMSLSLYLNVISIKGDALKAARIQAQETLKKDITYRLWNSIHCGVYVPVTEETEPNPYLSSHPERDITTPSGKKLTLMNPAYMTRQVHELGSKKYGILGHITSLNPIRPANVPDSWEAKAIKAFERGKIEFCSVAEINGKPHMRYMLPLLTDKACLQCHAKQGYKEGDVRGGISVSIPMEPLWNIERKRIIKLTWGHVLLWITGMFGILLVMNRIKRSEKKRVRAEHQIQKSLKEKELLLREIHHRVRSNMQIISSILKLQTLSSKNKEIADVFNKCQTRIESMALVHFMLYQTEDLSEINFKDYIEDLSKALFDSYKKNKQKISLNINVKNVFLDIDTAIPVGIILNELITNSLKHAFKEEEKEGEISISLSEVDEERLELIVKDNGIGLPEDFDLKKTDTLGLQLVNLLGEDQINGEVKIIRDGGTEFQIVFKRTRFKK from the coding sequence ATGAGAGATTCTAAAGAGATTCCAATTCCTCTTCCCCGATTAGGACTTTATTTTCTCGCTTTGGTAGTTGTCTGGTCTCTAATCATGTCCTTATCGCTTTATTTGAATGTGATATCAATAAAAGGAGATGCTTTAAAGGCAGCGAGAATCCAGGCCCAAGAGACATTAAAGAAAGATATTACTTATCGATTATGGAATTCGATTCATTGCGGGGTTTATGTTCCTGTAACAGAAGAGACAGAGCCCAATCCTTATCTCTCAAGCCATCCTGAAAGAGACATTACCACTCCCTCTGGCAAGAAGCTTACATTAATGAACCCGGCTTATATGACACGACAGGTTCATGAGTTGGGAAGTAAAAAATATGGAATTTTAGGGCATATAACGAGCCTGAACCCGATCCGTCCCGCAAATGTCCCTGATTCTTGGGAGGCAAAGGCTATAAAGGCTTTTGAACGAGGAAAGATTGAATTTTGTTCTGTAGCGGAAATAAATGGTAAACCACATATGCGTTATATGCTGCCGTTATTGACGGATAAAGCCTGTTTGCAGTGTCATGCCAAACAGGGATACAAAGAAGGTGATGTTCGGGGCGGAATCAGCGTTTCTATTCCAATGGAACCGCTTTGGAATATTGAACGGAAGCGTATCATTAAGTTAACTTGGGGTCATGTCCTCCTTTGGATAACAGGAATGTTCGGAATCCTTTTAGTGATGAATCGGATTAAAAGAAGCGAAAAGAAAAGAGTAAGGGCAGAACATCAGATTCAAAAATCTCTGAAAGAAAAGGAGCTTCTTCTCAGAGAGATTCATCACAGGGTCAGGAGCAATATGCAGATTATCTCAAGCATTCTCAAGCTGCAAACCCTCTCTTCCAAAAACAAGGAGATTGCAGATGTCTTTAATAAATGTCAGACGCGTATTGAGAGCATGGCTCTTGTTCACTTTATGCTTTATCAAACAGAAGACCTCTCAGAGATCAACTTTAAGGACTATATAGAAGACCTATCTAAAGCTCTCTTTGATTCTTATAAAAAGAATAAACAAAAGATTTCTTTAAATATAAATGTTAAAAATGTTTTTCTCGATATTGATACGGCTATTCCTGTTGGTATTATTTTAAACGAGTTGATTACCAACTCTTTGAAACATGCTTTTAAAGAAGAAGAAAAAGAAGGTGAAATCAGTATATCCCTCTCTGAGGTTGATGAAGAGAGATTAGAATTGATTGTTAAGGACAACGGCATCGGTCTTCCAGAAGATTTTGATTTGAAGAAAACAGATACCCTTGGTCTTCAGCTTGTTAATCTTCTTGGGGAGGACCAGATTAATGGAGAGGTAAAGATCATTAGGGATGGCGGAACAGAATTTCAGATAGTATTCAAAAGAACTAGGTTTAAGAAGTAA
- a CDS encoding Hint domain-containing protein, whose product MYFILIFTLNNRQKMIMDEYKFHHEKGCDVKKASLLHDSLVVGKNGNLVKIQDLVVGDAIQSLDINNNRIINTKITKIVKNNPRTYYYSINQRLFITNDHHILVLKENQSKWIKVENLKTGDTIKSLKDHIKIMTLERIEKPASTVYMETESGNFVIKAGDNYYVAKSQYMPLF is encoded by the coding sequence TTGTATTTCATTCTTATCTTTACTCTGAATAACAGACAAAAGATGATTATGGACGAATATAAATTTCATCATGAAAAAGGTTGTGATGTTAAAAAAGCTTCTCTGTTACATGATAGTTTAGTTGTAGGAAAAAATGGAAATCTAGTAAAGATTCAAGATTTAGTGGTGGGTGATGCAATCCAATCATTGGACATTAACAACAATAGGATTATCAATACAAAAATAACTAAAATCGTTAAAAATAATCCTAGAACATACTATTACTCCATAAATCAAAGACTATTTATTACGAATGACCACCACATACTTGTACTGAAAGAAAATCAATCAAAATGGATTAAAGTAGAGAATTTAAAGACAGGAGATACCATAAAATCATTGAAAGATCATATCAAAATTATGACTTTAGAAAGAATAGAAAAACCCGCTTCTACGGTATATATGGAAACAGAATCTGGAAATTTCGTTATCAAAGCTGGTGATAACTATTATGTTGCGAAATCACAATATATGCCCCTCTTCTAA
- a CDS encoding FtsX-like permease family protein, with protein MTLKEIAFRNLIRRKAKAFFVLAGLLIGVSTVVFIISFIEAMTSDINHKLEKYGANILIVPKSENLTLTYGGLSLGGVSFDMQEIREKELSRVQSIKNASNIAALGPLVLGVIHMDNHRVLLAGVDFKATRILKPWWNFKGSLPDKNGVLLGTEAARILNLGMGSQLEIKGQKLMVSGILHPTGSQDDHLIFAHLSTAQKLLGKEGLISMAEVAALCQACPIPEMVKQLSHALPGAKVMAIQQVVKGRMETLSQFRRFSYGISAVVLLVGSLVVLVTMMGSIRERTEEIGIFRAIGFRKSHIIRIVLFEAAIISGIAGIVGYFLGFGVTKIALRFFIESHAVSVPLNFYLAVWAFALSFLLGLISSMYPALLAARLDPNEALRAL; from the coding sequence ATGACACTTAAAGAAATTGCTTTTCGAAACCTGATACGCCGCAAGGCCAAGGCCTTTTTTGTTCTTGCTGGACTTCTGATCGGTGTCTCAACAGTAGTCTTTATTATCAGCTTTATTGAGGCGATGACAAGCGACATTAATCATAAGCTCGAAAAATACGGGGCTAACATCCTGATTGTTCCCAAATCTGAAAACCTAACCCTTACTTACGGCGGTCTTTCTCTTGGGGGCGTTTCATTCGACATGCAGGAAATTCGTGAAAAAGAACTATCACGAGTGCAGTCGATCAAAAATGCCAGTAATATCGCTGCACTGGGCCCATTGGTTTTAGGAGTAATCCATATGGATAATCACAGGGTTCTGCTGGCAGGTGTTGATTTCAAAGCCACAAGAATCTTAAAGCCATGGTGGAACTTTAAGGGATCGCTACCAGATAAAAACGGAGTTCTTTTAGGAACTGAGGCAGCTCGTATTCTAAACTTGGGAATGGGAAGCCAGTTAGAAATAAAAGGCCAAAAGCTCATGGTTTCAGGTATTCTTCACCCTACCGGTTCTCAGGACGACCACCTGATCTTTGCTCATCTTTCAACAGCCCAAAAACTACTGGGAAAGGAAGGGCTAATTTCAATGGCTGAGGTTGCAGCACTTTGTCAGGCCTGTCCCATACCTGAAATGGTGAAACAGCTTTCCCATGCCCTTCCCGGTGCCAAGGTAATGGCTATTCAGCAAGTTGTAAAAGGCCGTATGGAAACTCTGTCACAGTTTAGAAGATTCTCCTACGGCATTTCCGCCGTGGTTCTTCTGGTCGGAAGCTTGGTTGTCTTGGTTACCATGATGGGAAGTATAAGGGAAAGAACTGAAGAAATTGGGATCTTTCGAGCCATCGGCTTTCGTAAGAGTCACATTATTCGAATTGTACTTTTTGAGGCCGCGATTATTTCTGGAATAGCCGGAATAGTCGGTTACTTTTTAGGTTTCGGGGTAACAAAGATTGCGCTTCGATTTTTTATTGAAAGCCATGCTGTATCTGTTCCCTTGAACTTCTATTTAGCAGTTTGGGCATTTGCTCTTTCGTTTCTCCTCGGACTTATTTCGAGTATGTATCCAGCCCTTCTGGCAGCACGACTCGATCCGAACGAGGCCCTGAGAGCTCTTTAG
- a CDS encoding NCS2 family permease — protein sequence MESFLNRVFKISELNTDIKTEVRAGVTTFMTMSYIIFVQPAVLSVAGMDFGAVMVATCLSSAVATFLMAFLANYPIALAPAMGHNFFFVFTVVLAMKIPWESALGAIFISGSLFVLISVLGFIDKIILAVPETLKNAIAVGIGLLIAVVGLEWSGLVVDSPGTLVTLGNLKSPPVILSLFGIALIAILLSLRVKGAILWGILATALAGLPFGMVKYHGIISKPPSLLPTLFKLDIMGAFDLGIITVVFIFFFLDLFDTVGTLIGVGQEAGFIRNGKLPRAKGAFLADAIGTVQGALLGTTTITSYIESLAGISEGGRSGLANIITALLFLISIFFYPLAKMIGGGFQVSEGNILYPVTAPVLVIIGSIMLRRTSEIPWKDYTEAIPAFLTLIIMPLTFSITEGIAFGFISYSLLKLVSGRRREVHWLIHLFAILFVIRYAFV from the coding sequence ATGGAGTCTTTTTTAAACAGAGTTTTTAAAATTAGTGAGCTCAACACAGATATAAAAACAGAGGTACGCGCTGGTGTAACAACCTTTATGACCATGTCCTATATTATCTTTGTTCAGCCTGCGGTTCTTTCTGTTGCAGGTATGGATTTTGGGGCGGTAATGGTTGCAACATGTCTCTCAAGCGCGGTTGCCACCTTTCTTATGGCCTTTCTGGCAAATTATCCTATTGCTCTTGCACCAGCCATGGGACACAACTTTTTCTTTGTTTTTACTGTGGTACTTGCGATGAAGATACCTTGGGAAAGTGCTCTTGGGGCAATATTTATTTCCGGCTCCCTCTTTGTGCTCATTTCTGTCCTTGGTTTTATAGATAAAATAATCTTAGCTGTTCCAGAGACATTAAAAAACGCTATTGCAGTGGGAATTGGTCTCCTTATCGCTGTGGTTGGGCTGGAATGGTCTGGACTTGTTGTTGACAGTCCAGGGACCTTAGTCACTCTGGGAAACCTCAAGAGTCCTCCTGTAATCCTATCCCTCTTTGGCATCGCCCTCATAGCCATTTTATTATCCCTTAGGGTTAAAGGGGCTATTCTTTGGGGGATATTAGCCACTGCTCTAGCGGGCCTCCCTTTTGGTATGGTAAAATATCATGGTATTATAAGTAAGCCTCCCTCACTTCTCCCCACATTATTTAAACTTGATATAATGGGTGCTTTTGATTTAGGAATCATTACTGTTGTATTTATCTTTTTCTTTTTAGACCTCTTTGATACGGTTGGTACCTTAATTGGCGTGGGTCAGGAAGCCGGCTTTATAAGAAATGGAAAACTCCCAAGGGCAAAAGGTGCCTTTTTGGCGGATGCTATAGGAACCGTTCAAGGAGCCCTTCTGGGAACCACGACAATTACCAGCTATATTGAGAGCCTTGCTGGCATTTCTGAGGGAGGCAGGTCAGGCCTGGCGAATATCATCACTGCTCTTTTATTTCTTATATCTATCTTCTTTTATCCCCTAGCTAAGATGATAGGAGGGGGTTTTCAGGTATCAGAAGGAAATATACTCTATCCTGTTACTGCTCCTGTTCTAGTAATAATAGGAAGTATCATGTTAAGAAGAACATCAGAGATACCCTGGAAAGATTACACAGAGGCGATACCAGCATTCTTAACACTAATTATTATGCCTCTTACCTTTAGTATAACAGAGGGAATTGCCTTTGGTTTTATATCCTATTCGCTTCTCAAACTCGTCTCTGGCAGAAGAAGAGAGGTACACTGGCTTATCCATCTCTTCGCAATCCTCTTTGTTATTCGTTACGCATTTGTTTAG
- a CDS encoding restriction endonuclease: protein MEKMKLYNPSNLVLPPLKITKKKDRKLMEKNPKVKNFIGSNLLLNKKFNKLFLEILVKSKEIEKRIEAMIQKPIKKEKIFDDIWRENWEFESKVYSYHSKALDEFFKSSEYDEIMKKENGEAIEEIENDRVKEILRKVPIKLIQERNKKFLTKIKKLSNQIQNALSKFEENKNINLEILTPVNLFFCVKCNRIVSRNQFRRTTCACTEKIKTVKQTIQETITYFEKELIDLIQQNYWFEHGVDYLLRKKNFETLCGYHVLGHSGNLHEIDNIAESKSLNLRFFCECKTTGVGSNDIFVLAGKMTDIGCTRGYFFTSESNFPRQVYRLARSRNISIIENVLEKSESDLLEEIIED, encoded by the coding sequence ATGGAAAAGATGAAGTTATATAACCCGAGCAACCTGGTACTTCCACCACTTAAAATTACCAAGAAAAAAGATAGAAAATTAATGGAAAAAAATCCAAAGGTTAAAAATTTCATTGGGTCAAATTTGTTGCTTAATAAGAAATTTAATAAATTATTTTTAGAAATTTTAGTAAAAAGCAAAGAGATTGAAAAAAGAATAGAAGCCATGATTCAGAAACCAATTAAAAAAGAAAAAATTTTTGATGATATATGGCGAGAAAATTGGGAGTTCGAAAGTAAGGTATATAGTTATCATTCGAAAGCATTAGATGAATTTTTTAAATCATCAGAGTATGATGAAATTATGAAGAAAGAAAATGGAGAAGCAATAGAAGAAATAGAAAATGATAGAGTAAAAGAGATATTAAGGAAAGTACCCATAAAATTAATACAAGAAAGAAATAAGAAATTTTTAACGAAAATAAAAAAACTATCAAACCAAATTCAGAATGCATTATCGAAATTTGAAGAAAATAAAAATATAAATTTAGAAATACTGACACCAGTTAATTTATTTTTTTGTGTAAAGTGCAATCGTATAGTATCCAGAAATCAATTTAGGAGAACTACGTGTGCATGTACTGAAAAGATAAAAACAGTTAAACAAACAATACAAGAAACAATAACATATTTTGAAAAAGAACTTATTGATTTGATTCAGCAGAATTATTGGTTTGAACATGGAGTAGATTATTTGCTCAGAAAAAAGAATTTTGAAACATTATGTGGTTATCATGTGCTAGGTCATTCTGGCAACTTGCATGAGATAGACAATATAGCAGAATCAAAATCATTAAATTTAAGGTTTTTCTGTGAATGTAAAACAACGGGAGTAGGCAGTAATGATATTTTTGTACTGGCGGGAAAAATGACTGATATCGGATGCACCAGAGGATACTTTTTTACCTCAGAATCAAATTTTCCAAGACAAGTTTATCGATTGGCTAGATCAAGAAACATTTCTATTATAGAAAATGTCTTGGAAAAATCTGAATCTGATTTGCTAGAAGAAATAATAGAAGATTAA
- a CDS encoding PilZ domain-containing protein codes for MGQIERRRAPRIVLNNASLDVYSEEVPDQIEARGKICDISRLGTKFISNKPYKADSKIDIALLSRDHLPLIYISGRVVRSAKKDNDEFYTAVEFAGNHEQQSKVEIYMIAMRSLGSN; via the coding sequence ATGGGACAAATAGAAAGACGCAGAGCACCGAGAATAGTATTGAATAATGCTTCTCTTGATGTATATTCTGAAGAAGTGCCAGATCAAATAGAAGCAAGAGGGAAAATCTGTGATATTTCTCGTTTAGGAACGAAATTTATCTCTAACAAGCCCTATAAGGCCGATTCAAAAATTGATATAGCCCTTTTATCAAGAGACCATCTTCCATTAATCTATATTTCTGGAAGGGTTGTACGCTCTGCAAAGAAAGATAATGATGAGTTCTACACTGCTGTAGAATTTGCAGGTAATCATGAGCAACAATCTAAAGTTGAAATTTACATGATAGCGATGAGATCGTTAGGTTCAAACTAA
- a CDS encoding tetratricopeptide repeat protein, whose amino-acid sequence MKRLIFALIAFISLLITPCTTFADSAKYWNEKGNELYLGGNYEEAIVAYTKSIKRDPEFEFSYNNRGLAYQKLSKYQLAIYDYSKAIELNPKNTLAHYHRGLVYGIIGKYQLAINDFTKTLELEPNFTWPYHNRALAYEKLGKQEKAINDFKAAARLNYRPSQNYLKSKGIQW is encoded by the coding sequence ATGAAAAGGTTAATATTCGCACTGATTGCTTTCATTTCTTTATTGATAACTCCCTGCACAACCTTTGCCGATAGTGCTAAATACTGGAATGAGAAGGGTAATGAATTGTATTTAGGAGGCAATTACGAAGAAGCCATTGTGGCTTATACAAAGTCCATAAAAAGAGACCCTGAATTTGAATTTTCTTATAATAACCGAGGGCTTGCTTATCAAAAACTGAGTAAATATCAACTGGCTATTTATGACTATTCAAAGGCCATAGAGTTAAACCCAAAAAATACATTAGCTCATTATCACCGAGGACTTGTTTATGGGATAATAGGTAAATATCAACTGGCTATTAATGATTTTACCAAAACCCTAGAGTTAGAGCCGAATTTTACTTGGCCCTATCATAACCGGGCCCTTGCCTATGAAAAACTGGGTAAACAAGAGAAGGCGATTAATGACTTTAAAGCTGCTGCCAGATTGAACTATAGACCATCACAGAATTATTTAAAGTCAAAAGGGATTCAATGGTAA
- a CDS encoding ABC transporter ATP-binding protein, whose protein sequence is MSYILAENLIKQYGSGHSEVMAVRGISFQIKAGEFVGVMGESGSGKSTLLSMMGAINNPTFGKYMVDEIDVYNLKQEQQADFRREFLGFVFQSFHLMPYLTVAENVMLPLSTVKMSRKKKRRMAEEALISVGLRNKMNRLPNQLSGGEKERVAIARAIVNEPPILLADEPTGNLDSKTTGEIMKLLQKLNLAGMTIIMVTHNLQCARYTQRILHLSDGLLIEKN, encoded by the coding sequence ATGAGTTATATCTTAGCCGAAAATCTTATCAAACAATATGGAAGCGGACACTCTGAAGTAATGGCTGTCCGCGGAATTAGCTTTCAGATCAAAGCAGGTGAATTTGTCGGTGTTATGGGAGAATCAGGATCTGGCAAATCGACACTTCTTTCCATGATGGGAGCCATCAATAATCCCACTTTTGGCAAATACATGGTTGACGAAATTGACGTTTACAATCTTAAGCAGGAGCAACAAGCAGATTTTAGGAGAGAGTTTCTTGGATTTGTTTTTCAGAGCTTCCATCTTATGCCCTACCTGACAGTTGCAGAAAATGTTATGCTTCCACTCTCCACAGTAAAAATGAGCAGGAAGAAAAAACGGCGCATGGCTGAAGAGGCCCTTATCAGCGTGGGGCTTAGAAATAAGATGAATCGTTTGCCGAATCAGCTCTCAGGGGGAGAAAAGGAAAGAGTAGCAATTGCCCGTGCAATTGTAAATGAACCTCCTATACTTTTGGCTGATGAGCCAACCGGAAATCTTGATTCAAAAACCACAGGAGAAATTATGAAGTTGCTGCAAAAACTCAATTTAGCCGGAATGACAATCATTATGGTTACTCATAACCTCCAATGCGCTAGATATACCCAGAGGATATTACATTTGTCCGATGGTCTCTTAATAGAAAAGAACTGA
- a CDS encoding DUF2318 domain-containing protein, with amino-acid sequence MSKNKKKKNLDKNAAKKAAVLRNDKKSRSSLFVTIICAVLLVGTLFFVIMGKAKDKYAVTEKFSTASSVSELIYPVSFFDDGKARHFEYKHGNITIKYFILKSSDNIIRAAFDACDVCWPEGKGYYQSGDYMVCRNCGRRFASVLVNVVQGGCNPAPLKRKVDNGNVVIQVKDIIDGKQYFDFSGRA; translated from the coding sequence ATGTCCAAGAATAAAAAGAAAAAAAACCTTGATAAGAACGCAGCCAAAAAGGCTGCGGTACTCAGAAACGACAAAAAAAGCAGGTCTTCCCTCTTTGTTACAATAATCTGTGCAGTCTTGCTGGTTGGCACTCTCTTCTTTGTTATCATGGGCAAAGCTAAAGATAAATACGCCGTGACAGAAAAATTTTCGACAGCGAGTAGTGTTTCCGAGCTTATATACCCTGTAAGTTTTTTCGATGATGGTAAAGCAAGGCATTTCGAATACAAGCATGGCAACATCACGATCAAGTATTTTATTCTGAAAAGTTCTGACAATATCATTCGTGCAGCTTTTGACGCCTGCGATGTTTGCTGGCCTGAAGGCAAAGGATACTACCAGAGCGGAGATTACATGGTATGCAGGAACTGTGGCCGCAGATTCGCTTCAGTTCTTGTTAACGTTGTCCAAGGGGGATGTAACCCTGCTCCGTTGAAGAGAAAAGTTGATAACGGTAACGTGGTCATTCAGGTTAAAGACATCATCGATGGAAAACAGTATTTTGATTTTTCGGGAAGGGCATAA